Sequence from the Flavobacterium sp. TR2 genome:
GAAAATTTATTTTGATCTGCATCAAAATTGATGGCATACCAAGCGTAAGCCCCGTATTGCAAATCGTAGGGAGCTCGTGCAGAAATGATGTAATAGTTATCTGGAAGTTCAGAAGCAAAAGAAAATAGATCTGCTTCGTTGCTGCCATATCCGTGCAATAAAAGCAATAACGGATTTTTGTCTAAAATTACTTTTGGTTCTCTTATTTTATATTCTAAAGATAGATTCATTTTTAATTTTGAATTGTGAGTTGTGAATTGTAGATTTTTTATCCGATTTTTTTAAACCATTTCTGAAACAATTCTCCAACCAAAGGAATAGGTCTCATTTGTCCTTGGATGGCATTGAAAATTCCAAAAGTCCATAGAATTGAAATGCAGATCCACATTGGAAAAGTGATATAAAAGCTGTCAAAATTACTGATGATTGCGCCTAAAGAAATGAAGGTTAAGGATAGTCCTAAAGATTGGCGGATATGAAAAGAAGCAAAACTGTTTTTGTTCTCAGAGTTCATGCTCATGGCGATTAAAACGCCAATAATTAGAATATAGCTGGTAATGGCAATTGGTTTTCCTTCTTCGACTGAATTATTCATTTTATTATTTTGTAACTAATTGATTTTGATTTAAAATTCCATAAACAGAACCTTTGATTTCAGTCCCTAAGAAAGCAGAATTTTTAGATTTAGAAAGAATGTTTTCTTTCGTAAAAGTTGATTTTCCGTCGGTGGTAAACAGAGTAAAATTAGCTTTTGCGCCTTCTTGAATTGTGTTGTTTTCCAAACCGAAAATAGTTCTTGCTGAAGTTAATTTTGTCACGATCGTTTCAACAGGTAAAACCGTTAGCAATGCGCCAAAAGCACTTTCTAAACCGATAGTTCCATTTTTAGCAGTATCAAATTCCATTTTTTTGAATTCAATATCAATCGGATTATGGTCTGAAGTAATCATATCGATTGTTCCATCAGCGATTCCGTTAAGCAGCGCCTGTCTGTCAACTTCTGTTCTTAATGGCGGAGTTACTTTAAAGCGAGTGTCAAAACCATCTAATTTTTCATCAGTTAAAACCAAATGGTGTACAGACGCGCTAGCCGTTACGTTTAGTCCTTTTGCTTTTGCTTCTCTGATCAATTCAACCGATTTTGCAGTAGAAATTGTCGGAACATGAAGTTTTCCGCCTGTATATTCTAGTAAAAATAAGTTTCTTGAAATTTGAAGTTCTTCTGCTAGGTTCGGAATTCCTTTCAAACCTAATCTGGTAGAAACAACACCTTCATTTACAACACCATTTCCTTTAATGTTTGGATCTTGCGAATAAGCAATTACCAAACCATCAAAATCCTGTACATATTGTAGAGCGATTTTCAGGATATTCGCGTTGTCTATACTTTTGTTGTAATCTCCAAAAGCAATGGCTCCGGCATTTTTCATATCAAAAAGCTCTGCCATATCTTTTCCTTCACTTGCCTTGGTTAAAGCCCCGATTGGGAAAATTTCTGTAGCAAAACCGTTCGCTTTATTTTTTACAAAAGTAACTTGAGACTGATTGTCAATTATTGGAAGTGAATTTGGCTGTAATGCGATTGCCGTAAAACCGCTTTTGGCAGCAACATTCAATCCGTTTGCGATAGTTTCTCTGTCTTCGTAGCCAGGTTCGCCCAGTGAGACACTGCTGTCAAACCAGCCTTGGGAAACATGAAGATTGTCAAATCGTACTACTTCGGCATCATCGTTTGGAAGCGAAACGCCTATTTTTTCTATTAAACCATCTGCAATTAAAAGATCAACGGTCTGATTGTGAAACGGACTTTTTGAGTCGATAATTTTGGCGCTTTTGATGATTAGTTTCATATGTAGATATTTTTTTGTCGTAAATGATTTTTGCAAAGTAAAATGCTTTTAAAACAAACGCGAATTCTATTTTACAAATTTTATGATTGCCATTTCTAATGCTAAAAATAACAGTGCAAAGATAACAAACCATTTCCAAATTTGGCTGTCAGTTCGCTCAGTTTGTAAGGTGTTAAAAATGGTCGAAATGGTGTCGGCGGTTTTGAAATCAGAAACAACATTGGTGTTTACCTGACTCAAATCGCTTTCGGCTCTTTTATAATTAAAACTGATATTTTCAACCCATTCTTTTTTGTCAAAAACGCTATAGTTTCCAGCGGTTTCAGGGAAATCATTAAAGGTTAGTTTGACTTTATTGTTTAAAATCTGCTGAACTGGTATAAAGGAATCTTCTGTTCCTTTTACTTCTAAAATGGCATCTTTAGTCAAAAGGACATCAACAAAATAAGGCTGATTGTTTCCTATCGTCAAAGCATTTACGCCAGTTTTCTGATTGTTTTGAGCAATTTTATAAAACAAAGGAACAATTAAAGGCGATTGCTGAAAATTGGAATTTGAGCTATTGATTGGCGCTGTAAAAACAGTTATTCCAGAAACCTGATTTTGAACAGCGGTTACAAATGCAGTCTGATCTTCAAACGAAAGAACAGCGGGATATGGACTCGAAACGGCAAACGAACTGTTTACTTTTGGATATTGGAAATTGGTTATCTTGTTTTCGAAAACGCCCGAAAATAAAGGATGGTCAAAATTAATTTTCGTGATTAATTTGCTGTTGGTTTCTAAATTTCCGAACTGAATTTTTCCAAAATTGCCCAACAACGAATTTAGGCTGGAAAGTGATGTTTTCTCAGACGGAATCACAACTAGATTTCCTCCTTTAGAAACAAAAGCTTTTAAAGTCGTTTGCAATGCCTGCGGAATATCAATTAATTCATTTAAAATAATAGTGTTTTGCTTTTCTATGCTATTATAGTCTAAAGCGCTGATAGAATAATTGTTATAGTTGAATTCGCCCGAAGTGTAAATTCTGGATAAGAAATTGCTTTTTTCAGGTTCGCCAATGCTGATGACATTTGTCTTTTTATTTTTTGAAATGCTAAAAAACAATTTGTTATCGTAAGTCAACCCATTATCTTCAATTGCCACATATCCATGAAAAGCTTCTTTCGGAATGGTAAAATTGATTTTCTTTTTCTTTGCATCAAAATTGACGATTGTTTTGGCGACCAGTTTGTTTTGATTGTAAAGCGCTGTCGAAACAGGTTTGAAATCTTCGCCATAGGCCGATAAATTAATGCCAATTTCGTAAAAATTTTCTAGCGTTTGATTAATGTAAACACTGTCTATCGAGATGTTGTTTTTCTGTTCGGCTTCTGGAACGATAAAGTATGGTTTTTCTTCAAAATCTATCGCTGCAATAGCTGTTTCTTTTAAACCGACAGCATCTGTAATAATGATAATATCTTTTTTATGAGCCGATTTATGAGCTTTTATTTTGGCTGCGATTGCTGTAAGATCAAATGAAGTTGCGCTGTATTTTAAGTTCTGTAAAGCGCTTTTAGATGATTTTATATCGGTATTCCAGAAGTTTTCGGTATTCGTTAAAAGTGAAAACTGTGTGTTTTCAGGTGTATTTTCAAGTAG
This genomic interval carries:
- a CDS encoding dihydroorotase family protein, whose translation is MKLIIKSAKIIDSKSPFHNQTVDLLIADGLIEKIGVSLPNDDAEVVRFDNLHVSQGWFDSSVSLGEPGYEDRETIANGLNVAAKSGFTAIALQPNSLPIIDNQSQVTFVKNKANGFATEIFPIGALTKASEGKDMAELFDMKNAGAIAFGDYNKSIDNANILKIALQYVQDFDGLVIAYSQDPNIKGNGVVNEGVVSTRLGLKGIPNLAEELQISRNLFLLEYTGGKLHVPTISTAKSVELIREAKAKGLNVTASASVHHLVLTDEKLDGFDTRFKVTPPLRTEVDRQALLNGIADGTIDMITSDHNPIDIEFKKMEFDTAKNGTIGLESAFGALLTVLPVETIVTKLTSARTIFGLENNTIQEGAKANFTLFTTDGKSTFTKENILSKSKNSAFLGTEIKGSVYGILNQNQLVTK
- a CDS encoding BatA and WFA domain-containing protein, which codes for MHFKHPEILYFLFLLIVPILVHLFQLRRFKTSYFTNVRFLKELAIQTRKSSKIKKRLLLATRLLLLTCAIIAFAQPFFEAADSKNASNEMYIVLDNSFSMQAKGKKGELLKRAVQELLENTPENTQFSLLTNTENFWNTDIKSSKSALQNLKYSATSFDLTAIAAKIKAHKSAHKKDIIIITDAVGLKETAIAAIDFEEKPYFIVPEAEQKNNISIDSVYINQTLENFYEIGINLSAYGEDFKPVSTALYNQNKLVAKTIVNFDAKKKKINFTIPKEAFHGYVAIEDNGLTYDNKLFFSISKNKKTNVISIGEPEKSNFLSRIYTSGEFNYNNYSISALDYNSIEKQNTIILNELIDIPQALQTTLKAFVSKGGNLVVIPSEKTSLSSLNSLLGNFGKIQFGNLETNSKLITKINFDHPLFSGVFENKITNFQYPKVNSSFAVSSPYPAVLSFEDQTAFVTAVQNQVSGITVFTAPINSSNSNFQQSPLIVPLFYKIAQNNQKTGVNALTIGNNQPYFVDVLLTKDAILEVKGTEDSFIPVQQILNNKVKLTFNDFPETAGNYSVFDKKEWVENISFNYKRAESDLSQVNTNVVSDFKTADTISTIFNTLQTERTDSQIWKWFVIFALLFLALEMAIIKFVK